In Tenebrio molitor chromosome 6, icTenMoli1.1, whole genome shotgun sequence, one genomic interval encodes:
- the LOC138133791 gene encoding uncharacterized protein, translating into MTKIKMDSDVADFVSRFHNLEGKTFEEKKKNLYFLMNDLPKNEDGLVAALVPSNHLEERFRVEILLKLERLPELLLILRSGKKCLISRVLRDKGFCKTVAELLDEYSAGFVDYIFAFMSYGSRISFISKLAIYGTTLDKLYDDLVARYGFQIGSLLLLGCSATKIEEVMRTNKIRFSPKQLILLYEKHLPLFLLYLEQDHLNPDPNVLKYIVRRDIEDFLKVSERFFVVASIGKRTTKKLLTSHKDLMVANAETFSFSLHMKSVAKVLNQDDFKSFYLNCFPKTLNCLENRPLDGFYKVRKSLGKRYYQLFKEGVEKTYNRSLYTLPHWVDDDLIAIMEPEEKQKWFQIKQDNSTETDLLKYLVPRCESIRAIKHKIDAASTTESLEHFLELLLVVCKINNDLDLLAEVQEYVYSIQKDGDVNVTVSFSCKLKKHFDLEELGEAHWKFINLFVEVLHEKEVNLYGFLIRYLEFLFRNGRLNDEEICRQRKSIKSVFQGKSTKMDKNLEKFLLSRCVPLMPFLVENHEKLELYDLSLLNSILQWNKTHPTDQICVFDEPRLLESFRKSVLLAIDTDNFVEELEPLISILQNVICTREESTFRDEAIQSYFVLSRPFYNLTVDSWLLKYQPEAVTLNIDKFHDHLVSECDLNEERCECAVTRRYRREVEVARRLKHCEYLLRSKTVQYCIGKLRSHEANRNDGVNVEALFRILSIIMPPRRFVDLIGQFYFPTITSTPTKTKMEKHMTRVITTSTKCLADVTLIPVLLKRFRSQHLRNSFNHLCYELPEDQLTTFVGNLLWNDFAMTRQIIRLLFSVGNVQHVTSLIALFSTCEIDVDLHRGMYELLLKYLSKNPSDECWGNVKNYVEVLLHKHTNKSLVSVVFDVKRIPQKYQDAHVIFLWKEVKKNRGLSGGVRVLLSSITPELCQKLPLQFFLEVLSSDSFQGCQNSVSNYLRAVLRSTDRPNEVFAWIFHFVLLIKEGKIQFLDGRRSVAVISTFVSNFLKSVIGTDRNNRDIFNIFFKKWCDMFTVVETLDEFFQLAFASYYFNSGVRLLQLSPDLMHFVKGVAQKFGILVVQDFATGLKRALKHFHDCDDGSEEFFLFCLDLLRIADDLAGFNLVVNLLPTREPSRNGPKRLLWKIIQHLQEVPDETVEMLVNFYVLDMQGDPED; encoded by the exons ATGACAAAG ATAAAAATGGATTCGGACGTTGCCGATTTTGTGTCAAGATTCCACAATTTGGAGGGAAAAACATTcgaagaaaagaagaaaaatttgtattttttaatgaacgaTCTACCCAAAAATGAAGACGGATTGGTCGCGGCTCTTGTACCATCAAACCACCTTGAAGAAAGGTTCAGAGTGGAGATTCTTCTGAAACTGGAACGCCTCCCAGAACTGCTCCTGATCCTGAGGAGCGGGAAAAAATGTCTCATCTCAAGAGTACTGAGAGACAAGGGGTTCTGCAAGACAGTGGCGGAGCTTTTGGACGAATACTCTGCCGGATTCGTCGACTACATCTTCGCATTTATGTCGTACGGAAGTCGCATCAGCTTCATTTCTAAACTGGCCATCTACGGTACTACCTTGGACAAGCTCTACGACGATCTTGTCGCCCGCTATGGCTTCCAAATCGGTTCGCTCTTATTGCTAGGTTGTAGCGCCACAAAAATTGAAGAAGTGATGAGAACGAATAAAATCAGATTCTCTCCAAAACAGTTGATATTGTTGTACGAAAAACACCTCccattgtttttgttgtacCTCGAACAAGACCACCTAAATCCTGACCCCAACGTTCTCAAATACATCGTACGTCGAGACATTGAAGATTTTCTTAAGGTGAGTGAGCGATTCTTCGTTGTTGCAAGTATAGGCAAACGTACAACGAAGAAATTGCTAACCAGTCACAAAGATTTGATGGTTGCAAACGCGGaaacattcagtttttcaCTTCACATGAAGAGTGTTGCCAAAGTACTAAACCAAGACGATTTCAAAAGTTTTTACTTAAATTGTTTCCCCAAAACCCTCAATTGCTTGGAGAATAGGCCACTTGACGGATTTTACAAAGTGCGTAAAAGCCTCGGAAAACGGTACTATCAACTGTTCAAAGAGGGAGTAGAGAAAACGTACAATCGGAGTCTTTACACTTTACCCCACTGGGTCGACGACGATTTGATCGCCATCATGGAACCAGAAGAAAAACAGAAGTGGTTCCAAATCAAACAAGACAATTCTACAGAAACAGATTTGCTCAAGTACCTAGTACCAAGATGCGAATCGATCCGTGCCATAAAGCACAAAATCGACGCTGCTTCCACCACAGAATCCTTGGAACATTTCCTGGAACTGCTTCTGGTGGTTTGTAAGATCAACAACGATTTGGATCTCTTGGCAGAGGTCCAAGAGTACGTCTACTCTATTCAAAAAGATGGAGACGTTAACGTGACTGTGAGCTTTTCgtgcaaattgaaaaaacactttgaCTTGGAGGAGTTGGGCGAGGCCCACTGGAAGTTTATCAATCTCTTCGTGGAGGTACTACACGAGAAGGAAGTCAATTTGTATGGATTTTTGATCAGATATTTGGAGTTTTTGTTTCGCAATGGTCGCTTGAACGACGAGGAAATCTGTCGGCAGCGCAAATCAATAAAGAGTGTGTTTCAGGGCAAGTCCACCAAAATGGACAAAAATCTGGAGAAGTTTTTGCTATCCAGATGCGTACCATTGATGCCTTTTCTGGTAGAAAACCACGAGAAACTCGAACTCTACGACTTGAGCCTGTTAAATTCGATTTTGCAGTGGAACAAAACGCACCCCACAGATcaaatttgtgtttttgacGAGCCAAGACTGTTAGAGTCGTTCAGAAAATCGGTACTGCTCGCAATCGATACCGACAATTTTGTAGAAGAGCTGGAACCGTTGATatcgattttgcaaaatgttatctgCACCAGAGAGGAGTCAACGTTTCGGGACGAAGCCATCCAGAGCTACTTCGTACTGAGTCGGCCATTTTACAACTTGACAGTTGACTCTTGGCTGTTGAAGTACCAACCAGAGGCTGTCACTCTTAACATTGACAAATTTCACGATCACTTGGTCAGCGAATGTGATCTGAACGAAGAACGTTGCGAGTGCGCGGTTACTAGAAGATATCGGCGAGAAGTGGAAGTTGCTCGCCGGTTAAAACACTGCGAGTACTTGTTAAGATCGAAAACAGTACAGTACTGTATCGGGAAATTACGAAGTCATGAAGCAAACAGAAACGACGGAGTGAACGTAGAAGCATTATTCCGGATTCTGTCGATAATCATGCCTCCAAGAAGATTTGTAGATTTGATTGGACAATTCTACTTTCCCACAATCACCAGTACTCCCACCAAGACAAAAATGGAGAAACATATGACGAGAGTAATCACCACAAGCACGAAGTGTCTTGCGGATGTCACTTTAATTCCGGTTCTTTTGAAACGGTTCAGGTCACAACACTTGAGAAACTCTTTCAATCATCTGTGTTACGAATTGCCTGAAGATCAACTGACCACTTTTGTTGGCAACTTGCTGTGGAATGATTTTGCGATGACCAGACAAATCATTCGGTTGCTGTTTTCGGTGGGAAATGTCCAGCACGTGACGAGCTTGATTGCATTGTTCAGTACGTGCGAAATCGACGTAGATCTGCACAGGGGCATGTACGAGCTGCTACTGAAGTACTTAAGCAAAAACCCTTCCGATGAGTGTTGGGGGAATGTAAAGAACTATGTCGAGGTCTTGCTGCACAAACACACCAACAAGAGTCTAGTTTCAGTGGTGTTCGACGTGAAGAGGATTCCACAGAAGTACCAAGACGCACATGTGATCTTCTTGTGGAAAGAAGTGAAGAAAAATCGAGGCCTGTCTGGAGGTGTGCGTGTACTGTTGTCTTCGATCACGCCAGAGCTGTGCCAAAAGCTTCCTTTACAGTTTTTCTTGGAGGTCCTGTCAAGCGACTCGTTCCAAGGTTGTCAAAACTCTGTCAGCAACTATCTCAGAGCGGTTCTGCGCTCCACAGATCGCCCAAACGAAGTGTTCGCCTGGATCTTCCATTTCGTCTTGTTGATAAAAGAGGGCAAGATACAATTCCTCGATGGGCGAAGGTCCGTCGCCGTGATCTCCACGTTCGTGAGCAACTTCCTCAAAAGTGTGATCGGCACCGACAGAAACAACCGCGATATTTTCAACATCTTCTTCAAGAAGTGGTGCGATATGTTCACCGTGGTCGAAACTCTCGATGAATTTTTCCAATTGGCGTTCGCCTCATACTATTTTAATTCGGGGGTGAGGTTGTTGCAATTGAGTCCAGATTTGATGCACTTCGTCAAGGGGGTGGCACAGAAATTCGGGATTTTGGTGGTCCAGGATTTTGCGACGGGGTTGAAACGTGCGCTGAAGCACTTTCACGATTGTGACGACGGCAGCGAAgagtttttcttgttttgtttGGATCTGTTGAGGATTGCGGATGACTTGGCCGGGTTTAATTTGGTGGTGAATCTTTTGCCTACGAGGGAACCGTCACGAAACGGTCCCAAGAGGTTGTTGTGGAAGATAATCCAGCATTTGCAAGAAGTACCGGATGAAACGGTTGAAATGCTAGTCAATTTTTACGTACTGGACATGCAGGGAGATCCGGAGGACTGA
- the LOC138133595 gene encoding uncharacterized protein, whose protein sequence is MEVKDFASKFHSLAGKSIGEKRKSLFLLLNNIPSDHDAILASVTATNYLETLFRLELLLKLKRVPELIQVLKSEEEYLPAKLLKNKWFCQKLASLLDEDSTDFVNGVLPFTSLVIRQRIIRKLARYGTKLDTVFDEVRARYGIHIARNLLVACSAQKIEDVLKGQGVVLLQSHVELLYRRHPQLFEFYVEKHQNDIEESVMNKIARQDVESFFKMVQTFHLRANLGKRLTRRLLTNFKERIIENADKFSVSLKIKTVVGALSEEEFKRFYFKCFPTSISTLQFGGSSLLYNFINKLDARRYYRLLAEGLEKILNKSIYDFPDLVSESMMEAMDVDEREKWIAIKKKKGESETDLIKFMRVSDAVPLIKNKINVTSSVHSREKLLMLLVETCKINSDMTAFAEALEYVRFRHRNDDQSVLAGFLFQVEFHIPLEKLEERHWDSINALLDLRESADSHFTDFTVKYVEFLFRKNKLSEEQVLKFLKTKKKIRRDCKVGDKDLQKLLLLKSIELAPKLMEKHEEPHFFDLTVIGSILEWNKEHAEDKISIFGHPRLVASLQESIKQAIECDTHIPHLYRLVPILKEIICTKEESTFRDEIIKKYFLMGFRFYDVQIDAWLLKHQPELVALHFEKFLAHLIHSYHPNIEIINCLKKHSDFSFGERTVNYCVEKIGNNETEEKLFVILAVLMPAETFLRFVAPFCPVSDKIEGSGEDSRVAQRAQSVATSFKYAGSAAVLPDLVKYCKGDFLRYSLESLYYLFYHSPENKLSTFVNELSSKAVSVRKHSIFLTCIVGSVDDVDKLVARFIQNERNVSVQKHLFTAALKYFIKNPSDRFWECVKACMTNLDKNDTESFSTLVNLRQIPSEYQARHVIFVWEILQKTEDTDKNLPRLLSSISAEVFRNFPLEFLLEVITGSFLVSGSSCESAINDFVVLSLTRTHYTAQIMDAIFDVVRKFKETTYDTLEQEKNAREVVHYFVSNLANKLGSEEESLETLREFSQRWHGMFTTTETFKEHLIISFNQLFLEAGKDLTRFSDTIAEFLDNLVSIYGVVIVDVFASELNYSLKSLLRCYAEPNEDFFAFCLNIFKKWDNLVFYLLLIKLLPTKEPSEDDLRRLFHELVRGLRQVPQESVQVLMNLFVMNIE, encoded by the coding sequence ATGGAGGTCAAGGATTTCGCCTCAAAATTTCACTCTTTGGCTGGAAAGTCGATCGGTGAGAAACGCAAAAGCTTGTTCCTTCTTCTCAATAACATTCCCTCCGATCACGACGCCATACTCGCGTCCGTCACAGCGACAAACTACCTCGAAACTCTGTTCAGACTTGAGCTGCTGTTGAAGCTCAAGCGCGTCCCGGAGCTGATCCAGGTGCTGAAAAGCGAAGAGGAGTACCTCCCCgcaaaactattaaaaaacaaatggttctgtcaaaaactggcgTCCCTTCTGGACGAAGACAGTACCGATTTTGTCAACGGCGTCTTACCGTTTACCTCGTTGGTTATTCGGCAAAGAATCATTCGCAAACTGGCCCGGTACGGAACAAAACTGGACACGGTTTTCGACGAGGTTCGCGCCCGTTACGGCATCCACATTGCGAGAAACTTATTGGTCGCTTGTAGCGCACAAAAAATCGAGGACGTCCTCAAGGGTCAAGGAGTTGTTCTCCTGCAAAGTCACGTGGAGTTGTTGTATCGGAGGCATCCCCAGCTGTTCGAGTTTTACGTGGAGAAACACCAAAACGACATCGAGGAATCGGTGATGAATAAAATTGCGCGTCAAGATGTCGagagttttttcaaaatggtacAAACATTTCACTTGAGGGCTAATCTAGGCAAGAGGTTGACCAGGAGGTTGTTGACGAATTTCAAAGAGCGGATCATAGAAAATGCGGACAAGTTCAGTGTTTCTCTCAAAATCAAGACTGTGGTTGGAGCGTTGAGCGAAGAGGAGTTCAAGAGATTTTATTTCAAGTGTTTCCCCACATCTATCAGTACCTTGCAATTCGGAGGGTCTTCccttttgtacaattttattaacaagTTGGACGCACGTCGGTACTACAGATTGTTGGCGGAGGGACTCgagaaaattttgaacaaGAGTATTTACGATTTCCCGGATTTGGTGAGCGAGAGCATGATGGAAGCGATGGATGTTGACGAAAGAGAGAAGTGGATCGCTattaaaaagaagaaaggCGAGTCGGAGACGGATTTGATCAAGTTCATGAGAGTGAGCGATGCCGTtccgttaatcaaaaataaaataaacgtcaCTTCGTCGGTCCACTCCAGAGAGAAACTTCTTATGCTCCTGGTGGAGACTTGCAAAATCAATTCGGACATGACCGCGTTCGCTGAAGCTCTAGAGTACGTCAGGTTCAGGCACAGAAATGATGATCAGTCGGTCCTCGCAGGGTTTCTCTTCCAAGTCGAGTTTCATATCCCTTTGGAAAAATTAGAAGAACGCCATTGGGACTCCATCAACGCCCTGTTGGACTTGCGGGAAAGCGCCGACTCTCACTTCACGGACTTCACGGTCAAATACGTCGAGTTTTTGTTCCGCAAAAATAAACTGAGCGAAGAGCAAgttttgaaattcctcaagacaaaaaagaagatacgCCGAGACTGCAAAGTGGGCGACAAAGACTTGCAGAAGTTGTTGCTCCTGAAGTCGATCGAACTGGCCCCGAAACTGATGGAAAAACACGAAGAGCCGCATTTCTTCGACTTGACCGTCATCGGTTCCATCTTGGAGTGGAACAAAGAACACGCCGAGgacaaaatttcgatttttggCCACCCCAGGTTGGTGGCGTCGCTGCAGGAATCGATCAAACAAGCGATAGAGTGCGACACACATATTCCCCATCTGTACCGCCTGGTTCCCATTTTGAAAGAAATCATTTGTACCAAAGAGGAGTCGACTTTTCGGGATGAaatcatcaaaaaatattttctcatgGGGTTTCGATTCTACGACGTGCAGATTGACGCTTGGTTGCTGAAACATCAGCCCGAACTGGTCGCACTCCATTTTGAAAAGTTCTTGGCCCACTTGATTCACAGTTACCACCCAAACATCGAGATCATCAATTGTTTGAAGAAACATTCGGACTTTTCATTTGGCGAAAGAACTGTCAATTATTGCGTCGAGAAAATCGGAAACAACGAGACCGAAGAGAAGTTGTTTGTCATCCTCGCTGTGTTGATGCCAGCTGAGACGTTTTTACGATTTGTGGCCCCGTTCTGTCCCGTTTCTGATAAAATAGAGGGCAGTGGCGAAGATAGTAGGGTGGCACAGCGAGCTCAATCGGTCGCCACTAGTTTCAAGTACGCCGGGAGCGCTGCAGTGCTGCCAGATTTGGTGAAATACTGTAAGGGGGACTTCTTGAGGTACTCTCTGGAGTCGCTCTACTACCTCTTCTACCATTCTCCTGAAAACAAGCTGAGCACGTTCGTGAACGAGTTGTCTTCCAAAGCGGTGTCAGTCAGGAAACACTCGATCTTCTTGACGTGCATCGTGGGCAGCGTCGACGACGTCGACAAACTCGTGGCGCGCTTCATCCAGAACGAGCGCAACGTCTCCGTCCAGAAACACCTGTTCACCGCGGCCTTGAAGTACTTCATCAAGAACCCGTCGGACCGGTTTTGGGAGTGCGTCAAGGCTTGCATGACCAACTTGGACAAGAACGACACCGAGAGCTTCTCCACGTTGGTGAACCTCCGCCAGATTCCCTCCGAGTACCAAGCCCGACACGTCATCTTCGTCTGGGAGATTTTGCAGAAAACCGAAGACACCGACAAGAACTTGCCCAGATTGCTCTCGTCGATTTCCGCCGAGGTGTTTCGAAACTTCCCGCTCGAGTTCCTTCTGGAAGTCATCACGGGAAGCTTCCTCGTGAGCGGGTCGAGCTGCGAGAGCGCCATTAACGATTTCGTGGTGTTGTCCTTGACGCGAACTCACTACACCGCGCAAATCATGGACGCGATTTTTGACGTTGTTCGCAAGTTCAAAGAGACAACTTACGACACGCTCGAACAAGAGAAGAACGCGAGGGAAGTGGTCCACTATTTTGTCAGCAATTTGGCGAACAAGTTGGGGTCTGAAGAGGAGAGTCTCGAAACGCTTCGCGAGTTTTCGCAAAGGTGGCATGGCATGTTTACGACGACTGAAACCTTCAAAGAACACTTGATCATAAGCTTCAACCAGCTCTTCTTAGAAGCGGGAAAAGATTTGACAAGATTTAGCGACACAATCGCCGAGTTTTTGGACAATTTGGTCTCGATCTACGGAGTTGTGATTGTCGATGTTTTTGCGTCAGAACTGAACTACTCGTTGAAGTCGCTTCTGCGTTGTTACGCTGAGCCTAATGAAGATTTCTTCGCATTTTGTTTGAATATCTTCAAGAAGTGGGACAATTTGGTTTTCTACTTGTTGTTGATAAAACTGCTGCCTACAAAAGAACCTTCTGAAGACGACCTCAGAAGGCTCTTTCACGAGCTTGTGCGAGGCTTGAGACAAGTTCCGCAAGAGTCTGTTCAAGTGTTGATGAACCTCTTTGTTATGAACATAGAGTAG
- the LOC138133603 gene encoding toll-interacting protein-like, which yields MASAINDKVGERRSRVLLGPLPEDFLRINISVQQQQEAADRQTAMALHHQLSGGQSYTNAVGRLSITVAQAKLAKNYGMTRMDPYARIRVGHCVYETHTDPNGGKNPRWNKVVHCLLPQGINTITLEIFDERSFTMDELIAWTQFQIPQQVLAGETHEDWYPLNGKQGEGVEGMVNLVLSYLVFPAYKYPPPAPVMVVPNVGGGSIIKPLKVYTAPPVENPMPVLSESELKQIEEMFPNIDKEVIKTVFEANRGNKDGTINSLLQMAE from the exons ATGGCCTCTGCGATAAACGATAAAGTGGGCGAGCGGCGAAGTCGG GTGTTGTTGGGACCTCTCCCTGAAGACTTCTTGCGCATTAACATCTCGGTGCAACAGCAGCAAGAAGCCGCGGATCGTCAAACAGCCATGGCGCTGCACCACCAGCTTAGTGGCGGCCAATCATACACAAACGCTGTAGGAAGACTGAGTATCACAGTTGCTCAAGCCAAACTTGCAAAGAACTACGGAATGACCAGGATGGACCCTTACGCGCGAATCCGCGTCGGCCACTGCGTCTACGAGACGCACACGGACCCGAACGGCGGGAAAAACCCGCGCTGGAACAAAGTGGTTCACTG TTTGCTGCCCCAAGGCATCAACACCATAACTCTGGAGATTTTCGACGAGCGCTCCTTCACCATGGACGAGCTGATCGCCTGGACCCAATTCCAGATCCCACAGCAGGTCCTGGCGGGGGAAACCCACGAGGACTGGTACCCCTTGAACGGCAAGCAAGGCGAGGGGGTCGAGGGGATGGTGAATCTCGTTCTGAGCTATTTGGTGTTCCCGGCGTACAAATATCCACCGCCCGCGCCCGTCATGGTGGTGCCGAACGTGGGCGGCGGCAGCATCATCAAACCGCTGAAGGTGTACACAGCGCCACCTGTCGAGAATCCCATGCCGGTGTTGAGCGAGTCCGAGCTCAAGCAAATCGAAGAGATGTTCCCGAACATCGACAAAGAGGTGATCAAAACCGTCTTTGAGGCCAACAGGGGCAACAAAGACGGCACAATAAATTCCTTGCTACAAATGGCCGAATAA